The following proteins come from a genomic window of Microbacterium sulfonylureivorans:
- a CDS encoding dihydroxy-acid dehydratase: protein MLRSNFEEGTTRWAVRRAQWRALGISDDEMLRPKIAVVNSSSSLSSCYGHLDETSRVVQEAIREAGGLAFEVRTTAPSDFVTSAGREARYLLPTRDLIVNEIEVMVEGAQLDGIVCLSSCDKTTPAHLMALGRLNLPSLVVIGGYQGHGFCAGAPVDIDDVYESVGAVAAGTMTVDELTDLTENAIVGPGVCAGLGTANSMHMVAEALGMALPGSAPVLAASPRMYERAEAAGRRIVELIREDVRARDVITAAAIDNALRVVVAVGGSINTIRHITAIAAETELPIDVVARLSQLQGEVPLLARVRPNGAHRVADLERAGGCAAVLAQLGSSIDGSALSVAGGTIAEHLPPADAIDAAVVRPIADPADVRGGIAVVRGNLAPDGALVKLAAVPRDRVRFEGPARVYETESAAMADVRSGAIRSGDVLVLRGMGPRGGPGTVFAAGLVAALVGARLSAHVAVVTDGELSGLNSGMTVGQVMPEAAEGGPLAAVEDGDRIFIDLAELAVSVDLIDETIAERLARLATVPLPEAPRGWLSMYRELVAPIYRGAVLVPPPAVTTAGDS from the coding sequence GTGCTGCGCAGCAATTTCGAAGAGGGAACGACGCGCTGGGCCGTGCGGCGGGCGCAATGGCGTGCGCTGGGGATCAGCGACGACGAGATGCTCCGACCGAAGATCGCGGTGGTGAACTCCTCCTCCAGTCTGTCCAGCTGCTACGGCCATCTCGATGAGACATCCCGGGTCGTGCAGGAGGCGATCCGCGAGGCCGGAGGTCTCGCCTTCGAAGTGCGCACCACCGCACCGAGCGACTTCGTGACCAGCGCCGGCCGCGAAGCGCGGTACCTGCTGCCGACCCGCGACCTCATCGTCAACGAGATCGAAGTGATGGTCGAGGGCGCCCAGCTCGACGGCATCGTATGTCTCTCATCCTGTGACAAGACGACTCCCGCCCACCTCATGGCCCTCGGGCGACTGAACCTGCCTTCGCTGGTCGTCATCGGCGGGTACCAGGGCCACGGCTTCTGTGCGGGTGCGCCGGTGGACATCGACGACGTCTACGAGTCGGTGGGTGCTGTCGCCGCCGGGACGATGACCGTCGACGAGCTCACGGACCTCACCGAGAACGCGATCGTCGGACCGGGCGTCTGCGCCGGACTCGGCACGGCCAACAGCATGCACATGGTCGCCGAGGCGCTCGGGATGGCGCTTCCCGGAAGCGCACCGGTGCTGGCGGCGAGCCCGCGGATGTATGAGCGCGCTGAGGCCGCGGGCAGGAGGATCGTCGAGCTCATCCGCGAGGATGTCCGCGCGCGTGACGTGATCACGGCGGCCGCGATCGACAATGCACTGCGCGTCGTCGTCGCCGTCGGCGGATCCATCAACACCATCCGCCACATCACCGCGATCGCGGCGGAGACGGAGCTGCCCATCGATGTCGTCGCGCGCCTCTCGCAGCTGCAGGGGGAGGTGCCCCTCCTCGCCCGTGTGAGACCCAACGGCGCGCATCGTGTCGCCGACCTCGAGCGCGCAGGCGGCTGCGCGGCCGTCCTCGCGCAGCTCGGCTCGAGCATCGACGGGTCGGCGCTGTCGGTCGCGGGCGGCACGATCGCGGAGCACCTTCCGCCGGCGGACGCGATCGACGCCGCGGTCGTCCGGCCGATCGCTGATCCGGCGGACGTCCGGGGCGGGATCGCAGTGGTGCGCGGCAACCTCGCCCCGGACGGTGCCCTCGTCAAGCTGGCCGCGGTGCCACGCGATCGAGTGCGATTCGAGGGACCCGCACGTGTGTACGAGACGGAGTCCGCGGCCATGGCCGACGTCCGCTCGGGGGCCATTCGATCCGGCGACGTCCTCGTGCTGAGGGGGATGGGACCGCGGGGCGGTCCCGGGACCGTGTTCGCGGCAGGTCTCGTCGCCGCGCTCGTCGGCGCACGCCTCTCGGCGCACGTCGCCGTGGTCACCGACGGCGAGCTGTCGGGACTCAACAGCGGGATGACGGTGGGTCAGGTCATGCCGGAGGCCGCCGAAGGCGGACCGCTCGCGGCGGTCGAGGACGGCGACCGCATCTTCATCGATCTTGCCGAGCTCGCGGTGTCGGTCGATCTGATCGACGAGACGATCGCGGAGCGACTCGCCCGGCTCGCGACCGTTCCGCTTCCGGAAGCGCCGCGTGGGTGGCTGTCGATGTACCGGGAGCTCGTCGCCCCGATCTACCGGGGAGCGGTGCTCGTGCCGCCGCCGGCGGTGACGACGGCGGGTGACTCATGA
- a CDS encoding glycoside hydrolase family 88 protein, whose product MTGFTPPSAMTRTEALAAISARAFETARAEAPGFPHTASPDGEWTMSADGDWTGGFFVGQLWLAARDGADAEAKALATRWALRLTPRVESQTVFRGFLFWYGVVIGLAGDDDERLTDAALAGARALAADRNPHAGLIPLGPAAEEASDVGAGETNIDGVPGTVLLLDWAAAASGDESLRRTALEHASGHRRMCIRDDGGVIQSASFDPSTGALIRRYTHKGYSDDSVWGRAQAWGLLGMTHAAVLDPGEFLDTARAVADWWIERLPADQVARWDFDDPDPAAPIDTSATAIAAAALLKLAALDPRAPGRYRATAESSVDALVRGHVAPPGAGRGAGMLRHGCYNRRIGVAVDDELVWGTYYLTEALASLNGRIDISRI is encoded by the coding sequence ATGACCGGCTTCACCCCACCCTCCGCGATGACGCGCACCGAGGCCCTCGCCGCGATCAGCGCACGTGCTTTCGAGACCGCACGCGCGGAGGCACCCGGATTCCCCCACACCGCGAGCCCCGACGGCGAGTGGACGATGTCGGCGGACGGCGACTGGACGGGCGGTTTCTTCGTCGGGCAGCTGTGGCTCGCCGCGCGCGACGGAGCCGATGCGGAGGCGAAGGCCCTCGCGACCCGGTGGGCGCTGCGCCTCACGCCCCGCGTGGAATCGCAGACGGTGTTCCGCGGCTTCCTGTTCTGGTACGGAGTGGTGATCGGACTCGCCGGCGACGACGATGAGCGGCTCACCGACGCGGCGCTGGCGGGGGCACGGGCGCTGGCGGCTGATCGTAACCCGCACGCCGGGCTCATTCCGCTGGGCCCCGCCGCGGAGGAGGCCTCCGATGTCGGTGCGGGTGAGACGAACATCGACGGAGTTCCCGGCACCGTGCTCCTGCTCGACTGGGCCGCCGCCGCTTCCGGCGACGAGTCGCTGCGTCGCACCGCACTCGAGCACGCGAGCGGCCATCGCCGGATGTGTATCCGCGACGACGGGGGAGTCATCCAGTCCGCCTCGTTCGACCCGTCGACGGGGGCCCTCATCCGTCGATACACCCACAAGGGATACTCCGACGACAGCGTGTGGGGCCGCGCGCAGGCGTGGGGGCTTCTGGGCATGACCCACGCCGCCGTTCTCGATCCGGGCGAATTCCTCGACACCGCGCGCGCGGTCGCGGACTGGTGGATCGAGCGACTCCCCGCCGACCAGGTCGCACGCTGGGACTTCGACGATCCCGATCCGGCGGCCCCGATCGACACCTCGGCGACGGCGATCGCGGCGGCGGCGCTCCTCAAGCTGGCGGCGCTCGACCCGCGAGCGCCGGGCAGGTACCGAGCGACCGCCGAGAGCTCCGTCGACGCGCTGGTGAGAGGTCATGTCGCGCCGCCGGGCGCGGGCCGCGGCGCAGGCATGCTCCGGCACGGGTGCTACAACCGTCGCATCGGCGTGGCCGTCGACGACGAGCTCGTCTGGGGCACCTACTACCTCACCGAGGCACTCGCCTCGCTCAATGGCCGTATCGACATCTCGAGGATCTAA
- a CDS encoding SDR family oxidoreductase, giving the protein MAESLAGRVALITGGARGLGFASAQLLAARGAVVTIADRDAAALEAAGSRLDGAQSSVVDVTDPDACAATVAQVVDSHGRLDILVNCAGIAGVNKRLWEMSPEEFQSVVDVNLLGTFLMCRAAVPAMLEVSDRRGRIVNVASMAGKDGNPRAAHYSAAKAGIIALTKSLGKELATLGILVNVIAPAVIETEMASAVTPEQLEYMTSLIPMGRLGQPEEVARLVAFLASDEVSFSTGAVYDISGGRATY; this is encoded by the coding sequence GTGGCTGAGTCGCTCGCCGGGCGGGTCGCGCTCATCACGGGCGGCGCGCGCGGACTCGGATTCGCATCGGCCCAGCTGCTCGCCGCGAGAGGCGCGGTCGTCACGATCGCGGATCGGGATGCCGCTGCCCTCGAGGCGGCAGGCTCGCGCCTCGACGGCGCGCAGTCCTCGGTCGTGGATGTGACCGATCCCGATGCGTGCGCTGCCACCGTGGCGCAGGTCGTCGACAGCCACGGGCGGCTCGACATCCTCGTGAACTGCGCGGGCATCGCGGGCGTGAACAAGCGGCTGTGGGAGATGAGCCCCGAGGAGTTCCAGTCGGTCGTCGACGTGAACCTCCTCGGCACCTTCCTCATGTGCCGAGCGGCGGTGCCGGCGATGCTCGAGGTCTCCGACCGACGTGGCCGCATCGTCAACGTCGCCTCGATGGCGGGCAAGGACGGCAATCCGCGCGCGGCCCACTACTCCGCGGCCAAGGCAGGCATCATCGCCCTCACCAAGAGTCTCGGCAAAGAGCTGGCGACGCTCGGGATCCTCGTGAACGTCATCGCCCCCGCGGTGATCGAGACCGAGATGGCGTCGGCGGTCACGCCGGAGCAGCTCGAGTACATGACGAGCCTCATTCCGATGGGACGCCTCGGTCAGCCGGAAGAGGTCGCGCGTCTGGTCGCATTCCTCGCGAGCGATGAGGTCTCGTTCTCGACCGGCGCCGTGTACGACATCAGTGGCGGTCGGGCCACCTATTAG
- a CDS encoding fumarylacetoacetate hydrolase family protein, which yields MKVVAWNAGGERRYGALDDGRIQILEGDWGGFRATGAFVGSHDVTLEAPLDPRSIVCVGLNYRLHAVESGLPVPDQPALFTKLVSSVLAPGGRIIKPDATEKLDYEVELGVVIGRETRGVRVEDALAHVAGYVTVNDVSARDLQKGDGFGWVRGKSADTFCPIGPFVLTADDVPDPQALRLTTTVNDEIRQDSTTADMIFSVAEVISFISQVVTLHPGDLIATGTPSGVADGMTPPRYLQPGDRVAVEIERLGRLENVVVAEESSRG from the coding sequence ATGAAGGTGGTGGCATGGAACGCCGGCGGCGAGCGGCGCTACGGCGCGCTCGATGACGGTCGCATCCAGATCCTCGAAGGAGACTGGGGCGGCTTCCGCGCCACCGGCGCGTTCGTCGGTTCCCACGACGTCACGTTGGAGGCTCCGCTGGATCCGCGCAGCATCGTGTGCGTGGGACTGAACTACCGGCTCCACGCCGTGGAGTCGGGGCTGCCGGTGCCGGATCAGCCGGCGCTGTTCACGAAACTCGTGTCATCGGTGCTCGCGCCCGGCGGCCGGATCATCAAACCGGACGCGACGGAGAAGCTGGACTACGAGGTCGAACTCGGCGTCGTCATCGGACGCGAGACGCGCGGAGTCCGCGTCGAGGACGCCCTCGCCCATGTCGCCGGCTACGTCACCGTCAACGACGTCTCGGCCCGCGACTTGCAGAAGGGCGACGGATTCGGCTGGGTGCGCGGCAAGAGCGCAGACACGTTCTGCCCGATCGGGCCGTTCGTCCTCACCGCCGACGACGTTCCGGATCCCCAGGCACTGCGGTTGACGACCACCGTGAACGATGAGATCCGCCAGGACTCGACCACGGCCGACATGATCTTCAGTGTCGCGGAAGTCATCAGCTTCATCTCTCAGGTCGTGACGCTGCATCCCGGAGACCTGATCGCCACGGGTACCCCCAGTGGCGTTGCCGACGGCATGACACCGCCCCGCTACCTTCAGCCCGGCGATCGGGTCGCCGTCGAGATCGAACGACTCGGTCGACTGGAGAACGTGGTCGTGGCCGAGGAGTCGTCGCGTGGCTGA
- a CDS encoding mandelate racemase/muconate lactonizing enzyme family protein: MKITALESIQLAAYPNLVHVLVETDEGVTGLGETFLGADAVAAWIHENAAPYLLGKDPLHIERHWQALKGFVGMNSSSTENRGRSAIDIALWDIFGKVTGQPLHQLLGGKVRDSIPVYNTCAGPFYARAIPVAGEVSTNNWQLGQGDRSLEDMDAFLTDPGRLARELVAEGIAGMKMWPFDLHVGKSDGHHITAADLEATVDLFRRIRDAVGGQIDIMVDLHTLWDLPTATKIARALEEVEPAWIEDPIRPDDVGALAEFRRSTRIPTTAGETLGTRWSYRDVLEARAVDVVMTDPVWAGGVSEVRRIAAMAEAYQRPVTMHDCNGPVQFTVGVNLSVHLPNATHQESVRAYHRTWYRDLAENVAPIQDGLATPLDTPGHGVELRPDALDSPGARRRRSTAKGMDS; encoded by the coding sequence GTGAAGATCACCGCGCTCGAGAGCATTCAGCTCGCGGCCTATCCGAACCTCGTCCATGTGCTGGTCGAGACCGACGAAGGCGTCACCGGCCTGGGCGAGACCTTCCTCGGCGCCGACGCGGTGGCGGCATGGATCCACGAGAATGCCGCGCCCTACCTGCTCGGCAAGGATCCGCTGCACATCGAGCGCCATTGGCAGGCGCTCAAGGGCTTCGTGGGCATGAACAGCTCGAGCACCGAGAACCGCGGACGGTCCGCCATCGACATCGCGCTGTGGGACATCTTCGGCAAGGTCACCGGACAGCCGCTCCACCAGCTGCTGGGCGGCAAGGTGCGCGACTCGATCCCGGTCTACAACACGTGCGCGGGTCCGTTCTACGCGCGGGCGATCCCCGTTGCGGGCGAGGTCTCCACGAACAACTGGCAACTCGGTCAGGGCGACCGTTCACTCGAGGACATGGACGCATTCCTCACCGACCCCGGCCGACTCGCACGGGAGCTGGTAGCCGAGGGCATCGCCGGCATGAAGATGTGGCCGTTCGATCTCCACGTCGGCAAGTCCGACGGCCACCACATCACGGCGGCGGACCTCGAGGCGACGGTCGATCTGTTCCGCCGGATCCGCGATGCCGTGGGGGGTCAGATCGACATCATGGTCGATCTGCACACGCTGTGGGACCTGCCGACGGCGACCAAGATCGCCCGCGCGCTCGAAGAGGTCGAACCCGCGTGGATCGAGGACCCGATCAGGCCCGACGACGTGGGGGCGCTCGCCGAGTTCCGCCGCTCCACACGGATACCGACGACCGCGGGCGAGACGCTCGGCACGCGGTGGTCCTACCGCGACGTCCTCGAGGCTCGGGCCGTGGATGTCGTCATGACGGATCCGGTCTGGGCCGGGGGGGTCTCGGAGGTGCGTCGCATCGCCGCCATGGCGGAGGCGTACCAGCGACCCGTGACCATGCACGACTGCAATGGTCCCGTCCAGTTCACCGTCGGCGTGAATCTGTCGGTGCATCTGCCCAACGCGACGCACCAGGAGAGCGTTCGCGCCTACCACCGCACGTGGTACCGCGATCTCGCTGAGAACGTCGCGCCGATCCAGGACGGTCTGGCCACGCCGCTGGACACCCCCGGGCATGGCGTGGAGCTGCGGCCGGACGCCCTCGACTCGCCCGGCGCGCGACGGCGTCGCAGCACTGCGAAAGGAATGGACTCATGA
- a CDS encoding MBL fold metallo-hydrolase, translating to MTRPLPPVTVRRLGQAGYVLAAAGARMVLDPFLSDHPGRLVEPPLTPSDLSEADAILVTHEHLDHLDLPALAAMPASAARVFVPAPLAERVGAALPGREVIAVRAWMPIEVGGAVVVPVPALHGVHMSDAYSFGTEPDGDHPYVGYVVRIGGLTVFHAGDGLDYPDLAPSLRRLGVDVALLPINGRDAIREAADIVGNMSAEEAVDVAVRAGVSTVIPMHYDMFANNPGQVGAFVDLMRDAAPQIHVLVPGLSHEVPLPAPQTTGSPS from the coding sequence ATGACCCGACCCCTCCCTCCCGTCACGGTGCGCCGGCTGGGCCAGGCGGGCTATGTGCTCGCCGCAGCCGGGGCTCGCATGGTTCTCGATCCGTTCCTGAGCGACCACCCCGGTCGGCTGGTCGAACCGCCGCTGACGCCGAGCGATCTCAGCGAAGCGGATGCGATCCTCGTCACCCACGAACACCTCGACCATCTCGACCTCCCCGCGCTGGCGGCGATGCCCGCCTCTGCTGCGCGCGTGTTCGTCCCGGCACCGCTCGCCGAACGGGTGGGCGCCGCCCTCCCGGGCAGAGAGGTGATCGCGGTGCGGGCGTGGATGCCGATCGAGGTCGGCGGCGCGGTCGTCGTCCCGGTACCCGCCCTGCACGGCGTGCACATGAGCGATGCGTACAGCTTCGGCACCGAGCCCGATGGCGACCACCCCTACGTCGGCTACGTGGTCCGGATCGGGGGTCTCACCGTCTTCCACGCGGGCGATGGGCTCGACTACCCCGACCTCGCCCCTTCGCTGCGGCGACTCGGCGTGGATGTCGCGCTCCTGCCGATCAACGGCCGGGACGCCATTCGGGAGGCGGCGGACATCGTCGGCAACATGTCGGCCGAAGAGGCCGTCGACGTGGCGGTTCGGGCGGGCGTGTCGACCGTCATCCCCATGCACTACGACATGTTCGCGAACAACCCGGGACAGGTCGGCGCCTTTGTCGACCTGATGCGGGACGCCGCCCCGCAGATCCATGTGCTCGTACCGGGCCTCTCCCACGAGGTTCCTCTTCCCGCTCCACAGACGACAGGAAGCCCATCGTGA
- a CDS encoding glycoside hydrolase family 127 protein — translation MSRSHETTSPLDELAHSRLPVAARGSVRPLSMDEVSLSEDGYWGVWQAVNAASILPHCASWMESEGWVDNFRAAAEGTLPETRRGREFTDSDVYKLIEAMSWENGRLPTPALEAEIRQLIDIVGDAQEPDGYINTNFGRPGQVARYADLEWGSELYGDGHLLQAAVARARTSGRDRLFEIATRLADHICDTFGPEGIQSVCGHPEIELGLIEFARLTGVERYRRQAELFLERRGHHVLEDIEFGRAYYQDDVPIRDAAVFRGHAVRATYLAAAAVDVGIDRNDTSLVEAIRAQLNRTLARRTYVTGGMGSRFRDEAFGADFELPADGAYSETCAGVGAFMLAWRLLLATDDAAYGDLMERVLYNVITASPSPDGRAFFYVNTLHQRAIDDRSDGAQSSLQVGLGERAPWFRVSCCPTNVSRTFATLEAYVGVADSRGLAVSLFARGRITARLDDGSTAEAEIDTDYPHDGRIVVRVPARDAGGWRLRLRVPAWAQGATIRRDGTAPIVVAPGWVDVDDVGIREEEIELLLPLEPRFVFGDPRIDSARGAVAVERGPRVYCVESPDIAGAHVDGVIVDTASPPWMAGTDEVTVSAHVEQLESSSWPYAARPAAAGSPVARDVRLTPYNEWARRGPSTMRVWMRTE, via the coding sequence TTGTCGCGCTCACACGAGACCACTTCCCCCCTGGACGAACTCGCCCACTCACGGCTCCCCGTGGCCGCGCGGGGCAGCGTCAGGCCGCTCTCGATGGACGAGGTCTCGCTCTCCGAAGACGGCTACTGGGGGGTCTGGCAGGCGGTGAACGCGGCGTCCATCCTTCCGCACTGCGCATCGTGGATGGAGAGCGAGGGCTGGGTCGACAACTTCCGGGCCGCAGCCGAGGGAACCCTGCCCGAGACCCGCCGGGGGCGCGAGTTCACCGACTCCGACGTCTACAAGCTCATCGAGGCGATGAGCTGGGAGAACGGCCGACTCCCGACGCCTGCTCTCGAGGCCGAGATCCGGCAGTTGATCGACATCGTCGGGGATGCGCAGGAGCCGGACGGGTACATCAACACGAACTTCGGCCGACCCGGCCAGGTCGCCCGGTATGCCGACCTCGAGTGGGGCAGTGAGCTCTACGGCGACGGTCATCTGCTCCAGGCAGCGGTCGCGCGAGCGCGGACCAGCGGACGGGACCGCCTCTTCGAGATCGCCACGCGCCTCGCCGACCACATCTGCGACACCTTCGGCCCCGAGGGTATCCAGTCGGTCTGCGGGCACCCCGAGATCGAACTGGGGCTCATCGAGTTCGCACGCCTGACCGGCGTGGAGCGCTACCGGCGCCAGGCCGAGCTCTTCCTCGAACGCCGCGGCCACCATGTTCTCGAGGACATCGAGTTCGGCCGGGCTTACTACCAGGACGACGTGCCCATCCGGGATGCGGCGGTCTTCCGAGGGCACGCCGTGCGCGCCACCTACCTCGCGGCGGCTGCGGTCGACGTCGGGATCGATCGCAACGACACGTCACTCGTCGAGGCGATCCGGGCCCAGCTGAACCGCACCCTCGCGCGCCGCACCTATGTGACGGGCGGAATGGGATCGCGATTCCGCGACGAGGCCTTCGGAGCCGACTTCGAACTCCCCGCCGACGGAGCGTACTCCGAGACCTGCGCAGGAGTTGGCGCCTTCATGCTCGCCTGGCGTCTGCTGCTCGCTACGGATGATGCCGCCTACGGCGACCTCATGGAACGCGTTCTCTACAACGTCATCACGGCATCCCCGAGCCCCGACGGTCGCGCGTTCTTCTACGTCAACACGCTGCACCAGCGGGCCATCGACGATCGGTCCGACGGGGCACAGTCGAGCCTCCAGGTGGGACTCGGAGAGCGAGCGCCGTGGTTCCGCGTCTCGTGCTGCCCGACCAACGTCTCCCGCACATTCGCCACCCTCGAGGCGTATGTGGGCGTCGCCGATTCTCGCGGCCTCGCGGTGTCGCTGTTCGCTCGCGGACGCATCACCGCCCGGCTCGACGACGGAAGCACCGCAGAGGCCGAGATCGACACCGACTACCCGCACGACGGCCGGATCGTCGTGCGCGTCCCCGCCCGCGATGCCGGAGGCTGGCGTCTCCGGCTGCGTGTTCCTGCGTGGGCCCAGGGCGCCACCATCCGACGCGACGGAACCGCCCCGATCGTCGTTGCGCCGGGATGGGTCGACGTCGACGACGTCGGCATCCGCGAGGAGGAGATCGAGCTGCTGCTCCCGCTCGAGCCCCGGTTCGTCTTCGGAGACCCGCGGATCGACTCGGCACGAGGGGCGGTCGCGGTCGAGCGCGGGCCCCGCGTCTACTGCGTCGAGTCGCCGGACATCGCCGGTGCCCATGTCGACGGCGTGATCGTCGATACGGCCTCGCCCCCGTGGATGGCGGGGACGGACGAGGTCACCGTGTCGGCGCACGTCGAGCAGTTGGAGTCCAGCTCGTGGCCGTACGCCGCGCGGCCGGCGGCAGCCGGATCGCCGGTTGCGCGCGATGTGCGACTCACTCCCTACAACGAATGGGCACGACGCGGGCCGTCCACGATGCGCGTCTGGATGCGCACAGAATGA
- a CDS encoding beta-L-arabinofuranosidase domain-containing protein: protein MAQLAAAPAGSVTLGSSHWQKQYAEAMEVYSGFDDDSLLHGFRLRAGLPAPGRPLTGWCARDSSMVLGQFLSTLAMFGAAQGDDDAIRQKAARLTEGWAQTFGLSGFSDLDHRMSPGGHYAFDKFVGGFTDVGSLLGVDTAYDALRELTTAGERYLDCSNVPASPVPALHSGRAGEWYTLSENLYRAAVATGDDRYRAFGDVWNYDHYWDGFRDTDRPADVWGVHAYSHLNTFGGAITSFGITGDADRLAIARNAYDFFTQTQCYATGGFGPAERIQPYGSLPASLDRRMDGFEAPCGSWAAFKLARELILQTGDGRYGAWIERLFYNGIGAALPTRPDGSHFYYADYRPTGAVKARARDTFCCCAGTYGQAVASYPGLVFFVDDRSVYVNLFTPAQIVHAAGGDEVRVRIETEYPLRPAVRVHVSIPRPMRFRLALRIPTGTGSIGPVRVGGDEVVATTQERGWLIVDREWTAGAHVVDFEVALDWHEEPIDEDHPDRYALMRGPAVYVLDAWRHEPLPGAPWPDDDTADGREDRGGVAHAVEQRGGPYEAALRPYFEIPEGWSYRMYFDRSPHAHPIY from the coding sequence ATGGCGCAGCTCGCCGCCGCACCAGCCGGGTCCGTCACGCTCGGGTCGAGTCACTGGCAGAAGCAGTACGCCGAGGCGATGGAGGTCTACTCGGGCTTCGATGACGACTCGCTTCTTCACGGCTTCCGGCTGCGGGCAGGGCTGCCCGCCCCGGGTCGGCCGTTGACCGGGTGGTGCGCGCGGGACTCGTCCATGGTGCTGGGACAGTTCCTCAGCACGCTGGCGATGTTCGGCGCGGCCCAGGGAGACGATGACGCGATCCGGCAGAAGGCCGCGCGCCTGACCGAGGGGTGGGCCCAGACGTTCGGGCTGAGCGGGTTCAGCGACCTGGACCACAGGATGTCGCCGGGCGGCCACTACGCCTTCGACAAGTTCGTCGGCGGGTTCACCGATGTCGGCTCGCTGCTCGGCGTCGACACCGCTTACGACGCGCTTCGCGAGCTCACCACGGCGGGGGAGCGGTACCTCGACTGTTCGAACGTGCCCGCCAGCCCCGTGCCTGCGCTGCACTCCGGGCGTGCGGGCGAGTGGTACACGCTGTCCGAGAACCTTTATCGGGCTGCGGTCGCGACCGGAGACGACCGGTATCGGGCCTTCGGCGACGTCTGGAACTATGACCACTACTGGGACGGGTTCCGAGACACGGACCGGCCGGCAGACGTGTGGGGCGTGCACGCGTACAGCCATCTGAACACGTTCGGAGGCGCCATCACGTCCTTCGGGATCACGGGTGATGCCGACCGGCTGGCGATCGCCCGCAACGCCTACGACTTCTTCACACAGACGCAGTGCTATGCCACCGGAGGCTTCGGGCCCGCCGAGCGGATCCAGCCATACGGATCACTGCCCGCGTCGCTGGATCGACGCATGGACGGCTTCGAGGCGCCGTGCGGATCGTGGGCCGCGTTCAAGCTCGCCCGAGAGCTCATCCTGCAGACGGGCGACGGTCGCTACGGAGCATGGATCGAGCGCCTGTTCTACAACGGGATCGGCGCGGCGCTTCCCACCAGGCCGGACGGCTCGCACTTCTACTACGCCGACTACCGCCCGACTGGCGCGGTGAAGGCGCGGGCGCGAGACACGTTCTGCTGCTGTGCGGGCACCTATGGCCAGGCCGTCGCCTCGTACCCGGGTCTCGTCTTCTTCGTCGACGACCGGTCGGTGTACGTCAACCTGTTCACGCCGGCCCAGATCGTGCACGCGGCGGGAGGCGACGAGGTCAGGGTTCGCATCGAGACCGAGTATCCGCTTCGCCCCGCTGTCCGGGTGCACGTGTCGATCCCGCGGCCGATGCGCTTCCGCCTCGCACTGCGCATCCCGACGGGAACCGGATCGATCGGTCCTGTTCGCGTCGGTGGCGATGAGGTCGTCGCCACGACGCAGGAGCGCGGCTGGCTGATCGTCGACCGCGAGTGGACAGCGGGCGCGCACGTCGTCGACTTCGAGGTCGCGCTCGATTGGCACGAGGAGCCGATCGACGAAGACCATCCGGACCGGTACGCACTCATGCGCGGCCCTGCGGTCTACGTGCTCGACGCCTGGCGTCACGAGCCGCTGCCGGGCGCGCCCTGGCCAGACGACGACACCGCCGACGGGCGCGAGGACCGAGGCGGCGTCGCGCACGCCGTCGAGCAGCGCGGCGGGCCGTACGAGGCCGCGCTGCGGCCGTACTTCGAGATACCGGAGGGCTGGTCGTATCGCATGTACTTCGATCGCTCGCCCCATGCGCATCCCATCTACTGA